The genomic region TATTGGGATAGAACCAGAGAGTGTGTTTTCTTGAAGAGCCAAATTCTCTAACTTCACAAGGTTACCTAATTCTTGTAGAATTTGACCAGAAAGTCTGTTCTCCCAAAGGCGTAAGAAAGTGAGCTTGGTCAAATTACATAAATTTCTTGGAATGGAACCTGAGAGTGTGTTTTTTTGAAGAGACAAACCCTCTAAGTTCACAAGGTAACCTAATTCCTGTGGAATTTTTCTGAAAAGTTTGTTGTTCCAAAGCTACAAGCTGTTGAGTTTTGTCAAATTCCCTAAGATGTCTGGGATGGAACCAGAGAGTGTGTTTTCACTAAGATCCAAGACCTCTAAGTTCACTTGGTAACCTAATTCTTGTGGAATTTGCCCTGAAAGTTCATTTTGGCAAAGGTTCAAGGTGGCGAGTTTTGTCAAACCACCGATGTTGCTTGGGATTGAGCCGGAAAGATTATTGCTTGACAGATCTAATGTAACTAAGTGAGTTAGGTGGCCTATTTCAGAAGGGATGTGACCAACTAAGTGATTGATTGACAAGTTGAGGGTCACAAGATTACTACTCATTTTATCTAATTGTGTTGAGCCTCTTATCTGGTTGCCTTGCAGGAGCAGACTTTAGAGGCCCTTGAGAATCTTGATGCCGGGAGGGATGCCCCCGGAGAGCTGGTTGTGAGAGAGGTCGAGACTTGTCAGCGTCATCAGCACTGTGAAGTTGAGCAACTCCAACGTCCCTCTAAGCTGCATCCCCCTCAAGGAGATGCCGCTGATCACGGGCCGGCGCTGGTGCACCGTGCAGCTGACGCCGTGCCAGCTGCAGAGCGCGGACGTGTTCTCCCAGGACGTCAGGGCCTGCTGACTCTGGTTGCTGAGGCTGGCTTTCCAAGCGAGGAGTGCCCTCGCTTGTACTCTGTTAGAATATAATCTTGCTTGCCCCGTCAGCATTGTACTCAAAATATCAGGCTGTCGGCAAGTGCAACGCATGAGCTAGTTGAATGCTGGAAAATATCTAGGTGCATGTCGGCGGAGCTTAGCTGTCAAGgaagtgtactccctccgtccgtgaataagtgtacatctactatttgtcttaagtcaaagttttatAATTTTGATCAACTTTTTAGAAAAGAGTAGTAgtatatatgacatcaaattgatatattataaaaatacatttcaaaaagagtctagtgatactaatttagtgtcataaatgttgctacttttttctataaagtttgtcaaaatttcaaaattttgaCTTAGCACAAAAgttagatgtacacttattcgcggatggAGGGAATACGTGTTACTAGTAGAAAGGTGCATGCATGAGCTGGACATGCAAGCAATAAATTCTAGTATGTGGTAGGTTCCAGTGTGTGTACGTGGCTGTACACGTGCAGCTCACAGCGATCTTGTAATCCCCTATATAAGGACTAGAGTCCTTCGGTTGTAAGATAGTCAGAAAACAAGAAATAAAGCTTCCAAGTAGTACTAGTACGTGAGCTTCTCTATCACtagtgcatgtgtgcgtgtgttcaCTGATTCAACTACATATATGTGCAGCAGCTGCATCTTCTCTCTTTGCTGCTCTCCAATTCTCTTCGCTTGATCCTGGGAAGCTAGATACCCTGTAGTCTAGCTAACATACTCCGGTGCCCGGGGTGAGTGCGTCGACCATCATCAGCAGCAGCGGTAGAAGTGCGGCGAGAGAGGCGAGCAGTTTGGGTCGCTCAGTCTTCATGACTAGCATTTTGGTTTTGATGGAAATTGCACCGGTGGTTGGCGAGAGGGGTAAATTGAGTACTTAGAGCTTGTTGGCCCAGACCCAACGCCGAGTACTTTCCGACGACGGTGATATGACCGACGACGAACGACGATGAAGCGAAGCAACGCTGGTTGAACTTGGTTCCTGCCCCAAGCGGCCAGACCTTCGAGCAATCAATTAGCAACACCGAGATAAGACTCGCACGTACACAACCTGCTGAACGATCTTTGCTTTGATCGTTACAGCGCTACTAGTAGTAACGTGCGTGTAGACGATTCGGCTGATTGCCACAGGAGCGTATCGCTCCTGGTTTGATTTGTATTACTTCACAAAATTGATAATACAAGGGGTAGGGGTACACGCATATAAATATGCTCAAGATAGACTAGAAGCTAACCTACTCGGTCTCTACTTCTAATCCTACCCGGTGACTGTTTCTGTGTACGAGCCGGACACAGTGCCACGCACATCGTGGTTATTCCAACAATCACCCCCCTAAACACGACGTCGTCATGTCACAGCTCGATGCTGACCCAAGCCTTGGTTAGGATGTCCGCCAGCTGATCATCCGTGCAACCGTAGTTGACCTTCGTCATCCCTTCTTTCACGCAATCCTTTATGTAAAGATACATCGTATCAATGTGCCTGCTCCTGTCATGCCGAACTGTATCCTCGCGTAGAAAAGACGTAGACTCACTGTCAACGTTGAGCACCACTTGCTCCGGATCTCGATCCATGAGATCACTGTGTAGCCGTCCTAGCCACACACCTTGGCACTCTGCTTCACTTGAAGTCGATGCCACCACTTTCTGCTTTCGTGATAGCCAACTTACTATGCTTTCACCAAGGAAATATGCCACGTCCGAGGTGCACTTACGGTCGCCAACAATTCCTTCCTTGCCACTACCACTGTAGCTAATTAGTttcaccatctccttcttgctcATCTCAAGACGAGGTTCCATTGAAGCGACAAtgtgattgcaatctttcatgccacGGCTTTCAAGTATCTTCCTTGCATATGCCTCCTGGCATAGTGTGATCCCCTTCGGCTTTTGATGTACCTCAATCCCGAGGTTGCAACTCAATAAACCTAGATCATCCATCTTGAAAAGCTCCTTCATTTGTAGCTTAAACTTTGCAATCGCCTCTTCATCTGCTCCAGTTATCAACAGATCGTCGACGTAGATGCCAACCAGTAGACGATCCCTGACTTCACCTCTCTTGTACATTGCATGCTCTAGTGGGGCTTTCTCAAATCCAAGAGAAATCAATGTTCGATCTAGTTTGATGTTCCATTCCCGAGGTCCTTGCCATAGCCCATACAAGATTTTATGTAACTTCAGTACCTTGTGctcttctccctctttgatgaaACCCGGCGGTTGATTCACATACACGTCTCCTTCTATCTCGCTGTTCAAAAACGCGGATTTTACATCCATGTGATGTACTTTCCATGATTCCTGAGCCGCGAGAGCGATGAGTAATCTCACCGACTCCATCTTTGCAATGGGAACGAACACTTCTTTGAAGTCCATACTTTCCTCTTGCATGTATCCTTTGGCCACTAGCCTCGCTTTGTGCTTCATGCACCCTTCGACATATTTCTTGATCTTGAAGTCCCACTTGATCTCTATAGCCTTTTCATTGTTGGGAAGATCCACAAGCTTCCATGCATTATTGTCGTGGATCGACCTCAACTCCTCTTCCATGGCCTGACGCCAACACTCCATCGTATTTGCGTCATTAAAATCTGTCATTTCCTCGGCACTTAGACACTGCCATCCACTCCTCATCTTTGCCGGGTCAATCTTTCGAAGAGCTTGCTTCGAATATTGTTGTAACACCGGTTGCGGAAGTACGGACGTGGGTGGCTGTGTCCTTTCCTCCATTACTATCGGAGACGACGTGCTATTTTCTGCTACGCACTTTACTTTTGGCGAAGCAAAAATTCCAACGTGAGCTCCCAAAGCTAGGCTTCCTTTTCCTGGTACAGTGTATGGACTGCTTCCTGATGGCAATACTGAGCTGCACCCTCCAGCCGTATAGGCTACTTGTGGAGTTTCACCATGGGATGGGACAAGCCCACCTCGACCTGCTCCTTGCCCTCCTGCTGGGGGCGTACTACTACCCGTACGTGGGCTGCAGCAGCCTTCGTATCCATCGCTTGGTACTTTTCTGCTACCTTCTAGCCTTGTGGATTGTTCATTTTCTGAGACATGGAGTGCCGCGTCGTGGCCACCAACTCCATGTATCTGCACCATCAAGCTAGCTGCGCTTGCATTCGATACACCAGCGACTTCCAGTTCGTTCGTAGCCGCTGCACTCGCAGGCTAGGTCCACGCAGTAGGTAAATGATCGGCCATTCATCGGCCATTCATCCTCGTCATCTAATCCATTAACTAGACTCGGCACCGCGATTACAGTCTAGTCATTGGAAAACTTTGAATACGTCAAGCAAATTGCATGGAGCAGTGTGCATACATGATGATCACATTTGTCCAATCAATGTGTCGCCCGGTTCCACCAAAACTACGATCACAATGGTGTCTACTAGTGTCCTATCTGGCTAGTCAACGTCGACAAGTTTGCGGGACAAAAAACTCGAAGGCATTGTCTCGCTCCGCAAAAATTTACTCCTCCCGCTTGGAGATTCCCGACCAGCCAGGGACGTCCATGGGTGCCTGTTGAGATGGCAGTGCATCGGAGGCCGACGGCGTGCCGGAGCTGGGCGTGCCGGTCCTGTGGTATAGTAGATCTGAAACAGATAAAAACAAGGAATAATGTTCTAGATGGTGTTCTTGGCGAGCAGTCTTCAGACCACCGTGCATTGCCAACATCAATGGGGTAATTTACTCTTAACTTCCAAATTTGTTGAGGTAGATAAGAATTACTTTGCAGTACCACTGATTTAGTTTTTAAAGTATGGAATAATGTTTTCCATATCATTCATATGGATTTGCACATATATCTATTTGTCGGAAACTTCTATTTAGAAATTAGAATAATAACCTTAGCAATAGTCAGTCCAAGAACTAATCTGCATTTTAGATAAAATTTCTATTAGAACAATTCATGGACAAATTTCTTTTATAACAATTCATGGACAAATTTCTTGTAGTCACCTGTCTCAAGGATGTCTAGTGATAGATTCCTTTGTACAGTACAATACCTGACATTAAACATAGCTTTTGCATTTTCAACGATGTCTTGTGATAGATTCCTTCATAGGCCATTACATATACTTGCAAAACAGTTACAATGCAGGGCTGGCGGCCACGACTTGACGGACTTGGTGGGATGCTGCGTGCGCTCACTGGTGCACGGCCATGGCGCAGGGGCTCGGCGGGCTGGGCGCGGATCTGCGCGCCCTGCGTCAGGGCGCGGGCGTCTAGTGCGTGCAGAGGGTCCTGCGGCGCAGATCTGCTGCCTGCGCGTTGCGGCAAGGGCGCCGGTGCAAAGGGAGTGCGAGGGGATCGGCGGTGGGCGGCTCCATGCCGCGGGTGCTCCGACGCGCAAGGGGCTGTGCAGAGGCGCGGGAGCAGCGCAAGGGGACCGTGCAGAGGGACGGTGGCGGCGCGGGGTGGCCCAGCTGGCGCGGATATGCCGTGTGTGGGTCGCACCGAGGCGACAGGGAGGCAGCGGCAGGGAAGCTCGGCAGGTGGGCGTGAGGGGCTGCGGCTCAGGCGAGGCTGGGCAGGGAGGCTCGGCGGATGTGCGCAGGAGGTCCGGGCAGCACGGATCTGCGGCTGGGTGGCCACCTGCTCCGGCGTGGTGGAGGCCCGTCATGGTGCTGCTTCTCTGGCGGGGCGCGTGGTGGAGGGGCTCGGGCTGCCTGTTTGGCACTCGGGCGGCGACTTCGGCTGCGAGGATGATTGGTGGGCTTGTCGGTGCCGGTGCGGGATGATGTGCAACCGAGGTGATGTGGGAGCTCGGGTGAAGACCCTGTCTCGGCCCTGTGCCGTGATCAGCGATGGCGGCGGCTGTGGCCGTCGTGACCTTCCTGGAGGCTTCGCTGATTTGCTGCCGCACTCCCCTCGCATGGATCCGGCCATCTTGGCCtcttcaggggaaaccctagatcttatGATCGGATGATGACGGCACCTTGGTGTCGTTTTCCCTCTTGGGGGCTTCGTCTTGGAGCTCGGCATCGGCAAGCGGGGCCGGTGGTTGGTGGCGTCCaggcttctgtggcaacgatgatggtgggagcaatgtcggcgacgcggcaatggttgcggtagtcggctcttcttcggCGTCTCCACGGTATTGCCTCGTTTTGCTTGTTGCTATGGAGTCGAAGCTGCGGCGGCGAGGCCCTGTGGTATACGATGACTGGCTGCAAGTTGACTGGCTGCAAGTTGCCCGTTCGGCGATCTCCCGTGGCGCCAGCCGTGCCTGGTTTTGTCCTACTGAGTTCTCCGTCAGAGTTGGAGTTGCGCTGTCTGGCCGCAGGAGGCTGAGGTTTTGGCATCGATCTTCATGCACCTTCACGTGTCCACTACAGTGTGGGTTGAGTAAACGATCGCTTACGGTAAAGTGGGAGTCGTTTCCTCAGAGTGTAGGGATGGCGATGACGCCTCTAGGGGaggagtgatgacgatgacgcCTGCGTGCGGTCTCGTCGAGGCCCTCTTTGGAGTGGTGTGCGTGGGGCTTTCTATGTGTGCCGCTCAGCGGTTGCGAGGGTTTTAGCCCGGTTCTCCATAATTAACTGGGCAATCTGGTTTTCGCTCGGTTTTTCCTAATTAACCGAGcaactctcttctgcttaattaattgatggggcaaaacttttgcctccgtttaaaaaaaagtGTTTATTGTTACATTTCAAATATACACATATATGTTGATTATTATTAATATGACATTTATACTGAAGGCCCCTGAGTTTTAGTTCGCCCCGGGGCCCCAAAATATCAGGACCTGCCCTGCATCCATGCTAATGTTGCTTATGAGACCCGTTTCCATTGTTGATGACGATGGTGACTACATTTTAATTATTAATCACTGGCCAATGTGAGAAAGTAATCGAGGTAGTAATGCTAACGGCAGCTCTCGCTCATATTGGTTGAATTATAACACTTGGTCAATAATGAACACTTGACCATTCACTAAACATATCTTGTTCTACTCTCACACGCTATCAGCGATTTCTGACCGGTGCCATTCAACAGTGTCATAAGTTATCGAGCCAAGTCTTCCCTGTGTTCCTCACTTATAGTGTTTAACTTATCAAGTCTACATCGTGTTACATACACAGACATAGTATTTGTTGGAGTCGGTATGGATCGCTGTATACGTAACGTTGCCAACTCGTTTGAATATCCGCAAATTTGCAGGAACAAGTACTATAGAGGAAGTAGTCAACATCACAAACAAAACACTAGCATTTTTCGACAAAAAAACCAGCTAGCCTGTGGTTATAGAttactttttttttgaaacaacGAGCCTACTCGTcgattttcattaaagaaaccaccaGCATCAAGGTTTTACAAAATTCAGAAACAAAAGACCACAGCCTGAGAACACACCCAGCTGCCGGTGTAGAACAGCACAGGCCAGCAAACTGATCTTACATAACCTATTACAAGCGAGAGGCCCGAAGGAGAAGAAAGGGAAGCGACAACCAAACAAACGTCAGCGTTACTCGTTTACCATTTTATAGACTAAAGATTACAAAGATTACAAGGAACTCCACCTCACAAATTGGATCAGAACAGAAAACACCTTAGGGCACCTGTTTGATCCTCTCCAATCCTTTTCCTCGAGGGATTGCATCCGTAGTTTTTGGCAATAATCTCTTCAGGCACCTGTTTGATCCTCTCCACACCAAGCTCAGTTCTTCTTTTGTCTTGTGGTTTCTGCAATATACTCCATGCATTAAGTTTAAAACAGAACCTCTATCTAAAGATGCGGCCACAGATTACAGTTAGATGAATAACTGGAAAACGAGAAAATTTTGTAATCACGCAGGATAATATATGGACCATTTCCAATTTTATTTTTCCCAAAACCATATGAAATGGTGCTTCATTCTATCCAGCATATTCTTACCTCTAAGTCAAGTGCCAGAAAGAGCTAAATGTACCTTTGAACATCATGAAATGGCTACAACGATCCCAAAAGGAGACATCTGACGAAGGATCCAAAAAGTATTATGAAATAGCAAGAGCTCTGCAATACAATCATCCATACCCCTCGCGTGACCCCCTTGCGTCGTCTCCTCAGGGCACCTCCCGTTTTCTACTTGGTTTTGCGGGCGCGAGTTGTGGAGGCTGAGTGAGTGTTGGATGATGCTCAACTGGCTGAGCCAGTTCCCCATGGTTTAAAATCATGGTCTGGAATCACTGGTCGCTGTTTGAGCTGGACAAGGTTGTTGCGACATCTATGGTCTGGAATTCCACGGGTCTACCGATTGTCCCGCTATATACTTTTCTTCTGGGACCGGACAAAGATCTTCTaacttttttttgagcatcagtacagacacaagcgctcatatacacgcgcatacactcatccctatgaacacacacacgcacaccctacccctatgagcacctctgagagactgagccggcatatcgtcttgagatttacaaagtcaccgtaggcgcctcgtcgtcgatgggaacgtctcctcccactaaaagcgcatcgccggaaatcctgaaataaatccaggaataatgcgagcaccaggatttgaaccctggtgggttggagataccactgtccacctaaccaactcaaccacaggttgattcgcgacAAAGATCTTCTAACTAGTCGACGTGCCGCCTATCTCAAGAGGTTTGGTTACTGACGAACAATCACCATGTGGAG from Triticum aestivum cultivar Chinese Spring chromosome 4A, IWGSC CS RefSeq v2.1, whole genome shotgun sequence harbors:
- the LOC123083551 gene encoding uncharacterized protein — translated: MLRALTGARPWRRGSAGWARICAPCVRARASSACRGSCGADLLPARCGKGAGAKGVRGDRRWAAPCRGCSDAQGAVQRRGSSARGPCRGTVAARGGPAGADMPCVGRTEATGRQRQGSSAGGREGLRLRRGWAGRLGGCAQEVRAARICGWVATCSGVVEARHGAASLAGRVVEGLGLPVWHSGGDFGCEDDWWACRCRCGMMCNRGDVGARVKTLSRPCAVISDGGGCGRRDLPGGFADLLPHSPRMDPAILASSGETLDLMIG